In Salmo salar chromosome ssa15, Ssal_v3.1, whole genome shotgun sequence, one genomic interval encodes:
- the ptger2b gene encoding prostaglandin E receptor 2b subtype EP2: MEYNDNITCHDRVTVSSGNPYISAAIFTAEVLGILIALVLLEMRRRRQSPSLFQVLVTALVITDLLGSFSISPLALASYTQNRTLVDMSKNRAVCAYFGFSLTFFSLATLAILCAMALERYLSFGQPFFYERHLTKRCGYITIPLIYLVCIFFCLAPFMGFGEYVQYCPGNWCFFDMNPNETKHKVYVGVYASLALIMISTTVISNLSVVYHLIIMYRRYKSHRGGVTRRIRFYQKSFAMTEEVEHLLLLVFITVAFVICSFPLVLRVYVNFTGRSKKSHATDLAALRLLSFNSIINPWVFIILRPSVLRFLWRKLTLSKAQKPPEAPTFPQEKSLPVGPKLPLPSPLIELQNDEMEGVEKT; the protein is encoded by the exons ATGGAATACAATGATAATATAACCTGCCATGACAGAGTCACTGTCTCGTCCGGGAATCCCTATATATCCGCGGCAATCTTCACTGCGGAGGTACTAGGCATTTTAATCGCCTTGGTCCTTTTGGAGATGCGGCGCCGGCGGCAAAGTCCATCCTTGTTCCAGGTGCTGGTGACTGCGCTGGTGATTACAGATCTACTAGGTTCCTTCTCCATCAGTCCTCTTGCACTAGCCTCTTATACACAAAACAGGACCTTGGTAGATATGAGTAAAAACAGAGCAGTATGCGCCTACTTTGGGTTCAGCTTGACTTTTTTCAGCCTCGCCACGTTGGCCATTCTGTGCGCCATGGCTTTGGAGCGCTACCTCTCATTTGGACAGCCGTTCTTTTACGAGCGGCACTTGACAAAGCGCTGCGGCTACATCACCATTCCACTCATCTATCTGGTCTGCATCTTCTTCTGCCTAGCACCTTTTATGGGCTTTGGAGAGTACGTCCAATATTGCCCGGGGAATTGGTGCTTCTTTGATATGAACCCAAACGAGACCAAACACAAAGTATACGTCGGTGTGTATGCGTCATTGGCTCTTATCATGATTTCGACGACAGTAATTAGTAACTTATCTGTCGTCTACCATTTGATTATAATGTATCGGAGGTACAAATCGCACCGTGGGGGAGTTACGCGACGGATACGGTTCTACCAAAAATCCTTCGCTATGACTGAGGAAGTGGAGCATCTTCTGCTACTGGTGTTCATAACAGTGGCTTTCGTCATCTGTTCGTTTCCTTTAGTG CTCCGTGTGTATGTCAACTTTACAGGCAGGTCAAAGAAGAGCCATGCCACCGATCTCGCTGCGCTTCGCCTGCTGTCCTTCAACTCCATCATCAACCCTTGGGTGTTCATCATCCTCAGGCCATCAGTGCTGCGCTTCCTCTGGAGAAAGCTGACACTGAGTAAGGCCCAGAAGCCTCCAGAGGCCCCCACATTCCCCCAGGAAAAGTCTCTCCCAGTTGGGCCCAAACTCCCTCTGCCAAGCCCACTTATCGAGCTTCAGAACGACGAAATGGAGGGAGTGGAGAAGACATAG